Proteins encoded within one genomic window of Episyrphus balteatus chromosome 1, idEpiBalt1.1, whole genome shotgun sequence:
- the LOC129920239 gene encoding phenoloxidase-activating factor 2-like, producing MNAKLILIPIFLIGLCHGLIYGINQNPPNYQKVINDVSKINFVTSSPLNVDAVQPAVLTNSSNKICSDNKVCVRQYLCKNGNLNRYGESIIEPRMGSGCDIGMETCCDKSEISDEPILNPLPFTVGCGYRNKNGVGIKISEPTDNVAEFGEFPWMVRILEKTISNSKVVISPKCGGSLIAPRVVLTGAHCVNTTQILNYLVRAGEWEYNSDAEPFPHQDRQVVEIIKHENFDDGNFLENNIALLFIDIPFDEAPHIKTVCLPSVNTNFDRSRCIASGWGRTKFKSNKYPKIMKKIELPIVPNAICQKDLRQTYLGQSFKLHSSFICAGGEHNKDTCKGDGGSPLVCPMANNPDRYYQVGIVSWGIGCHNNWPGVYASIPHLRSWIDEILAYKDIDTKICTP from the exons ATGAATGCAAAATTAATTCTCATCCCAATTTTCCTAATTGGATTATGCCATGGTCTAATCTATGGGATTAATCAAAACCCTCCGAATTATCAAAAAGTCATAAATGATgtttccaaaattaattttgtaacatCAAGTCCATTAAATGTTGATGCTGTACAACCGGCTGTACTCACTAACAGCTCAAATAAGATATGTAGTGATAATAAGGTATGTGTTCGTCAATATCTTTGCAAAAATGGAAATTTAAACAGGTATGGTGAATCAATTATTGAACCTCGCATGGGTTCTGGATGTGATATTGGTATGGAAACTTGCTGTGATAAAAGtgaaatt tcagATGAACCAATTTTAAACCCACTCCCATTCACAGTTGGATGTGgctatagaaataaaaatggaGTTGGAATAAAAATAAGTGAACCCACTGATAACGTAGCTGAATTTGGTGAATTTCCATGGATGGTGAGAATTTTGGAGAAAACGATAAGTAATAGCAAAGTTGTAATCTCTCCCAAATGTGGAGGTTCTTTGATAGCTCCAAGAGTCGTTTTAACTGGAGCTCACTGTGTGAATACCACACAAATCCTGAATTATCTGGTCAGAGCTGGTGAATGGGAATATAATTCAGATGCCGAACCATTTCCACATCAGGACAGACAAGTCGTAGAAATAATTAAGCATGAAAACTTTGATGATGGTAATTTTTTGGAGAACAATATTGCTCTACTTTTCATCGATATACCATTCGATGAGGCTCCTCACATCAAAACAGTTTGTTTGCCATCAGTCAACACAAATTTTGACAGGTCACGTTGTATTGCTTCTGGCTGGGGAAGgacaaaattcaaatcaaacaaaTATCCAAAAATTATGAAGAAGATTGAGTTGCCAATAGTTCCAAATGCTATATGTCAAAAAGACTTAAGACAAACTTATTTAGGACAATCTTTTAAATTGCATTCCAGTTTTATTTGTGCTGGTGGAGAACATAACAAAGATACTTGCAAAGGAGACGGTGGTTCACCATTAGTTTGTCCCATGGCCAACAATCCCGATCGTTACTACCAAGTTGGAATTGTTTCTTGGGGTATTGGATGTCATAATAATTGGCCTGGTGTTTATGCAAGCATTCCACATCTCCGTTCTTGGATTGATGAAATATTGGCTTATAAAGACatcgatacaaaaatttgtaccccataa